From one Planococcus citri chromosome 3, ihPlaCitr1.1, whole genome shotgun sequence genomic stretch:
- the LOC135838555 gene encoding uncharacterized protein LOC135838555 translates to MNSLKVILSCSLLLASAYGSPTYGRDDPTSECNVTFPVLRNLREVFADSMFSGNNNIIVSQQEKCHLNCRLQKTGIFDENSNVRNGLELVDEINDVRVGRQAASAKYTDIQVLQMYNIIASTKTIEDKCQKAYEFTYRFMESFALVGTAKVLEGMPSLKLKIYNAIETGQEVAGGLKKMLTEYERTAQTKRLEYLF, encoded by the exons ATGAATTCGCTGAAGGTAATTTTGTCGTGCAGCTTGTTATTAGCTTCTGCATATGGTTCGCCGACATACGGGCGAGACGACCCTACATCAGAATGCAATGTGACGTTTCCAGTACTGAGAA aTCTTCGTGAAGTATTTGCTGACAGCATGTTCTCCGGTAACAATAATATCATAGTTAGTCAACAGGAAAAA TGTCATTTGAATTGCCGCCTTCAGAAAACTGGTATC TTTGACGAAAACAGTAATGTACGAAACGGATTAGAATTAGTCGACGAGATTAATGATGTACGAGTAGGAAGACAAGCAGCATCGGCAAAATACACcgatatacagg TCCTTCAAATGTACAATATCATAGCATCAACCAAAA CGATTGAAGATAAATGTCAAAAAGCTTACGAATTTACATACCGTTTCATGGA GAGTTTTGCATTGGTGGGAACAGCAAAAGTGTTGGAGGGAATGCCCAgtttaaaacttaaaatttaCAACGCCATTGAAACTGGACAAGAAGTAGCCGGTGGTCTGAAGAAGATGTTAACGGAATACGAGCGAACCGCACAAACAAAACGTCTAGAATATTTATTCTAG